The genomic stretch AGTCAACATCTGTTGATCTCATGAAGCAAGCTCTGATGCTTCATCCTTTGGTGCTTTGCAAGATAGTTGACAAGGCTCCTCTGAAAGACTCATCATGGACCCAAATACTCAGAAATGTGTTCTTTGGATCAGCGAAACCAGGAAGCCCTTCACTTGAGCATATGATCAACATATATGTGGAACGCCATTATATCATGTGGAGATTCCCAGAACTGCAGAACTTACTGAAAGAGGCTGCCCTTTTGGTCATTGAATCACTAAAGCAGGATAACAGAGAAGCCCAGGACTGGGCATGTGTTAGAAAAGAGGCATTCTCTTCCGAGAAGAATGAGTAAGTTCCTCCGGAATCTGTGCAACGTCAGAGTTACTTGATTAAGCCTTTGTTTTCATAACTTGTCATTGCTATATGATTCTTTTCTAGCACTATGAATTGTTGATTTTGCCTACAGGCTAAAAGGTTATATATGGAAAGCATAGGAGTTAGTGTCTAGCATAGCTACACTATCACAACTTAACAGTAGTGTTGCATCTGTGGTATTTAGCAAATTACAGTACCTATAACCTTTCTACATACATGAAAATATAGTTTCAGGGATACTCTGTCTTAACTCTTAATGAGGCTATATATATTTTTCAGAAGTTATCCCAGACTACTATATTTTGAGTTGTATGATGTCCTGAGAGGTTGCCCTCTATCTCGCAGGTACTCTCATTTGCTTGTTTCAGACTTCTCTGACACAACACCGTCGCTCCCACCAGAAGAACTACGGCCATTCATGGTTGGTCCAGGAATGGTGCATGAGATGCCACCTGTAGAACAAGAAGCTGCTGGGGCAGAGAGACTCCGTGCCCCTCGTGATGTTGTTGGGCGTAATCCTGCGCTGGTCTTCCTTGAATCACTGCTCCCATGGGTTGACTATGGTGACAATCATCACGATGCAAATGACGACAACAATGGTGATTAATTAAGGGAAGCCGCATGGGCTCACAATTGCACCTGTACGCTCGCATGTGACTCAGGATTAAGGAAAGCTGCTGTTGATCATTGTGTCACCTGCACACCCTCGAATAACCACAAAAAGAAAAGCCAAGTGCTCTGCGGTTTTTATGGGATTGCTAAAGGTTACAACATGTATAGGTACCTGATCCGCTATATGACAAATCTTTACTTGTCAATTTTTTGGGATCAAGTACCATCCTTGTCTTAGTTTATGCCAGTTCTCCAACTGATCTATCATTTATCCCGTCTTTCACTGACTTTCTAGTTAATAGTTATCCAGCTTTGTAAAAGGGTTTGATAATACTCCTATATGatactggtagaaatttacCCAAATGTTGCATCTTTCTCCTGTTCCTCCCATGGTGTGATTGCCCCATGGTACAGGCCTACAATAGCGCTCGCGGCCACATGCGCTTTGTACTCGGTTCTGTGCCCTGCCTGCATGGCGTTGATGATGAGCGTTCTCCGATTCGGATCTGTCGAGTCACGCTCACAGGCCAGCAAGGAGCCAAGGAAGCTTCCAAAGGCGAAAAGGGTCTGGGCACTATTGCTGTCTTTTGAGGGGAGCAAGTACAACAACAAACCTGTGGGCGTTTGGTGGTTGTCTGAGCTCAGCGAATATGTCGTACTGTCTGCTtgtgacttgaccacgacaaaTGCTACGTACGATTTCTTGTCACGGCCTCTCTACGGCCGGCTTTAGAACCATTTGTTTTGCATGCTACCCATCGATGCAAAAATCTCTCGTCTCTACCTTGTTGCCTTTTTAATCTATAGGCAAAATTTTTTCCTTTCCTCTATTAATGTGAGAGGTAGATTTCCTATGCTTGAGGATATATCCTAAAACTTATTAATGCTACTAGAAAAATGTCAGAAAGCAAGGCAAACATTATCCGCTTCATATATGATTGTTCGTTCCTGAGTTATTATGCTAGATTCATCAGCAGGCTGCAGGTATATATACTTTACCTAACAATGACTTTAACATGCATTACAAATCTACAAAGGAAGAACGGAACGAAGAAATTATCATCACAATTTATAGCACACGATCAAGAGACCGATGGATATACAATATTTCAACTTCTTgctcggtaaaaaaaaatagcGGCCACttaaagttttttttatcattagTTATTTTTATGGCAAAACATCATAGTGAGTCTCATTGCATTTGAGGTCATCAAGCCATATAGTCCATTAAAATACTATtgccaaatattttttaataaatattaGAGAGTAGAGACCTACCAAGATCCATACAAACTACATGATTGTCTAGAGATGTCATGGTCAGTCAACATGGGTAGCGAGAAAGACCTTAACCTCCTTTTGGGCTAGAACCTATGCACTTCTCACGCCTTCAACACATTTAAAAAACATACATCCAAATTGtggattatttttttgttttccttagACTTAAGTCTCACAACTACTTTTTTAGTAGTCTTGATTGAtgaatagatttttttttgaaaataaatgaTGAATAGATTTTAAAAGTGTCATTTCaattgtgggcttgtggcttTAGACAATCCTAGGGCAGAGGGAGACAAAGGACAAATGTAGGCACCCCACTCCCTTACTTTAAAATGGGTTCTCTCCAACGATACACGAGTTCGTTAGCATATACCTCCCAGAAACCTGGAAAAAACCCTCTCCACCGTCCGTTCTCCATCCAACGTCCTAGAAAATCCTACAAACTGATTCCCACACATTCCAATCCCAAATCAGATTTCCTCTCCTCCCACTGCCACCGGGCCCGAAAGACTGCCACGCCCACCTGTCAGAAACTGCACCCGCTCTAGCCCCATGTGAACGCCGCGACCTGGGCAGCCTCCCACTCACGTGCCTCGCGCGTGCGGCGGAGAGGAAAGAAACCCGGAAACCCTCGCGTCGCGTCGTCTCGGCACCCTCCTCCGCTTCGAAACCCCCGACGCGACGGAAGCGAGGAAACCCTCGCGAGTCTCTCACCCCCGCCCCCcacagccgcccgccgccgcctcgaatCCGCCCGGATTCGCGCGGCGCCGGACCCCTGCGGATCGGATCCCGGAGGTTAGCTCCCCGCGGCGCCTGACTTGGGAATTTTCCCCCGGATTTTTGGCGCTGTTTCTGGGCTCATTTTGGGGGTTTTTGCTCGGGGTTCTGGCGTGGAGCGGGGTTTTGTTGGGTCGTATGAATTTTGGATGATTCATGGCTGGCTGATTAGAGTTTTGTGGGACGGATTCTTATTATTGTTCACGGGTTTGATTTTTTGGGTGTTTTTGGGGGCAGTTTCCAGCGTGAGAAATAAACATCTGGTTCCATTTCGTAATGCACTGGCGGTAAATCTGCCATTATTTGATATTTTATTTGTGTATGCAGGTTGGTGGATtcggggctagggtttggggattGGCGGAAATCGTGGGATTGTTCGGCCTAATTTGAGGAGCAATGCGCTTCATGGTTTGGCAGTGCACCTGAGGAGGACAGAGGGATGGTGGCGATGGAGGGAAAGGGGGATGCGTCAGTGACGCCGGTGAGGACCAGTGACcggctccggcagcggccgAAGTACTATGCTCGTGGCTATATGTATTACAAGCCAGCAATGCGGAAGAAGGTCAAGTCTAAGAAGCGAACAGCTGCATCACAGATTGCTAAGAAACTGCTTCGCAAACCAGCTGCCCGTCCACCACCGGCCGATGTAAGCTAATTCTTCAGCTTTTGCTTAATGAGCCTCTGATTTCATTGTTCTTTTCTGGTGATCTGTTTGTATAGGTAAATGTATGTATGAGATTGTCAATGCGTGCATGCTTTGGACACATGCTAATTATGCATTATTTTGGGCTTGTAAAGCTTGTGCACATAGCTGTGAATATGGTAGCCTTGATGAGCGTACTTCATGGGGTTGTTTTTGAGGGCTTATTTGGATAAAACCTATTCCCTTCCAGTTCATGTGGATAGGAGtggaaaatgaactaatttccaCCTCAATCACTCCCAATACATATGGGTTGGAGGGGATTATTATGTGCCCAAACGAGGCCTGAGTGGGATGGATTGATTAATACTGGATTCACTTGGTCTTACTGTTAGTTGTAGGTGTAAATTAAATAGCTTCCCAATTAACAGCCAGCTAAGGTACATCAAAGCTATTGTTTATAGGCATATGTGTCTGATAAGGTCACTGTTGTGTTGGCCAATTGGATACTCAGTGACTTGGAGCTCATTTTGAACCTTTGGTGAATGCCTGGCATCTCTGTTTCATTTCCGTGCATATAAAGTGTGTGCTGTGTCTGGTAAAAGCATGCATCATAATAAATCATGTAGCTGGTGTGTATTATTTCTTCTGCAATGGGGTCTCAACCTTGATCGAAGTCTCTGTTTTGCCATCTTCTGGAAACCAATTTTAAGGAACTTTGGTGGTGGGTTGTTTTTAGGGGAAAAATATTTCACTGCGCCATGAATTGGTGATGGCATCACTATTTCTACAAGGTTGAAACAGAGCTTTAATGTTTTTGTGTTCGTTCTCTTTCTGGATTTGTTGCTCGCTAAAAATACTACTAATAAAGTCCTTGCTAATCAAGTCCAACAGTTGCAGCTGCCATGAATATTATATTGTAATATAGCCTACCATGCCTTTTTTTAACATGATTTATCGTGTTTTAGATTATAATTACAATTGGAAGTTCCTATCGCCGGTGTAGCAGTTTTTGTTATGAGAATGCCTTGCTTTTACAAAGGCTGCACTGTCACACTAAGTTGTGTTCATGGTTAAGTTGGCTGTGGACCAAAAAACAGTAGGCTTTTATTGCTAGGGTATCATTTTTAAGATTAACCAATTGTTCATCTGcacatttttttaaaatctaATTCCTGTCTAACTGCATATTATGAAGGATGGCCTTCTGTTTGTAAGGACTTCATAGTTTATGCTCAGTTGGCTTGCATATGATAATTTCCTTTATAGTCTATCGCAGCAAATTTGCGCCGTTCAACGCGAAAGCGAAGGATTCCTGTAAATCTTGAGGGCTATGATACAGATAGTTCCAGTATGGAAGATGATGATCTTATGGTGAGTTACTGTAGTTCCTGAAAAGTTGCATATTCACACTAGTAATGCATTGTACGGCTCTCCACCCTCCGCCTCGCCTTTTCCTCCCTCATGAAATCCAATCTGCCCCACTGTCAACTAAATTTACTGATTATTATTGAATTATCTCACCTTTTCCCTTAAATGTTTCAGAGACCTAGATATCGTACTTCAAAGAATAAAGGGGGAAACGATGCTGCACATGATGAAGTGTCAGCTCGGCCAAAGCGCCAGAAGTTGTCTAACTCCATACCCCGCCGTGAAGGTTTACGGCCTAGAAGATCTTTGCGGGGACGAAGGCTGCATCCATACCAGGAATCTGAAGATGAACAGGAAAGCTCTGAAGAACAGGGTGCAGAAGATCGAAGAGAAAATGGCAATGACATTGAAgaggatggtgatgatgatgaggttgATGGAGGCGATGAAGCTGAAGCAGATGgagatgatgaagatggtgaggaagagcaagaaggaaggaggagataTGATTTAAGGGATCGTTCAGAGGTTCGTAGACCATCCCCTCGTAAGGAAGGGAAGCACAGACCACAATCTCCTCGAAGAGTACTAGTCCATGGAATTGGTCCAAAGAACAACAAGTATTTAAAAAAAGGTGGGTCGCGCATGCATAAGCGCCCTCGTTTCTCTTTGCCAGATGATTCAGATGATTCCCTTCTTGTGGATGAGCCGGATGAAGGTCCATCCATGCCATGGATGCGTAGTGGGAGGGGAGGTATGCCGTGGTTGATGGGTGGATTGGACATGCACAGTCCAGCAGCATGGGGTCTGAATGTTGGAGCGTCTGGATGGGGTCACCAGGGTGACAGTTCTACTTCACTCATGCCCGGGGTCCAAACTGCCGGACCTAGTTCCAAGGGAGGAGCTGATATTCAGCCTCTGCAGGTTGATGAGAGTGTGAGTTTTAAAGATATTGGTGGACTATCAGAGTACATTGATGCTTTAAAGGAAATGGTTTTCTTTCCTTTGCTGTATCCAGATTTTTTTGCAAACTATCACATTACTCCTCCTAGAGGAGTTCTGCTTTGTGGCCCGCCAGGTACAGGAAAAACATTGATTGCCCGTGCCTTAGCTTGTGCTGCCTCTAAAGCCGGCCAGAAGGTCAGTTTTTATATGCGCAAAGGGGCTGATGTTCTTAGTAAATGGGTGGGAGAGGCTGAAAGGCAGCTCAAGTTACTTTTTGAGGAAGCTCAAAAGAATCAGCCGTCCATTATATTTTTTGATGAAATTGATGGCCTGGCACCTGTGAGGTCTAGCAAGCAGGAGCAGATTCACAATTCAATTGTTTCGACATTGCTTGCTTTGATGGATGGTCTTGATTCACGTGGGCAAGTTGTCTTGATTGGAGCAACTAACAGAATTGATGCCATTGATGGAGCATTGCGTCGACCTGGCCGATTTGATCGTGAGTTCTATTTTCCTTTACCTGGCTACGAGGCTCGAGCCGAAATACTGGATATTCATACAAGGAAATGGAAGGATCCTCCACCAAAGGAACTAAAGATGGAGCTTGCTGCTAGCTGTGTGGGCTATTGTGGAGCTGATTTGAAAGCATTGTGTACTGAAGCAGCTATTAGAGCATTTAGAGAGAAGTATCCTCAGGTCTACACTAGTGACGACAAGTTTGTCATTGATGTTGATTCGGTCAGTGTTGAGAAGTACCACTTTTTGGAAGCTATGTCTACAATAACTCCAGCTGCGCATAGGGGATCCATTGTGCATTCAAGGCCACTTTCATCAGTTATCGCTCCCTGCCTGAAGAGGCATCTTGATAAAATAATGGAACGGATTTCTGatattttcccttttctttcatCCGTAGATGTTAGCAAGTTCTCTGCCCTTTCTTATGGATCTTCCATCCCTCTTGTTTATAGACCTCGCCTTTTGATATGTGGTGGTGAGAGTGTTGGACTGGTAAGGCTGTTTCTTTCTATAAATAGATTATACCATAttgtgtgcctttccttttctcttgcTAATGTGGTTTTTGCTTAGCAGGATCATGTGGGACCAGCTGTTTTGCATGAGCTTGAGAAGTTTTCCGTTCACTCATTGGGACTGCCTTCTCTTCTCTCTGATCCAAGTGCAAAGACACCTGAAGAAGCTCTTGTGCATATTTTTGGGGAAGCCAAGAGAACAACCCCATCCATTCTCTACCTACCTCAGTTCCATCTTTGGTGGGATACGGTTAGTACACtctgttttatttattcaaaatTCTGTTGCTTTGACATGATTCTGACAAGTTTTGAATAATGATTATTTACCTAAGTACTTAATTTTTTATGTTACAGGCACATGAACAGCTCAGGGCTGTGTTATTGACTCTATTGAATGAGTTGCCATCCAACCTTCCAGTTTTGTTGCTAGGAACATCATCAGTGGCTTTCACCGACCTCGAAGAAGAGTGTGCTTCCATATTCACTTCTCGCAATGTGTAGGTTCCTTGCCAAATGTCTTTCTACCTTTTCTCGGATGTGTTGGCTACTTGGCTTGTTCTTGCTGATGTCAGCTAGATATAAAGTGATAATTGCCTA from Setaria italica strain Yugu1 chromosome II, Setaria_italica_v2.0, whole genome shotgun sequence encodes the following:
- the LOC101758186 gene encoding ATPase family AAA domain-containing protein At1g05910 is translated as MVAMEGKGDASVTPVRTSDRLRQRPKYYARGYMYYKPAMRKKVKSKKRTAASQIAKKLLRKPAARPPPADSIAANLRRSTRKRRIPVNLEGYDTDSSSMEDDDLMRPRYRTSKNKGGNDAAHDEVSARPKRQKLSNSIPRREGLRPRRSLRGRRLHPYQESEDEQESSEEQGAEDRRENGNDIEEDGDDDEVDGGDEAEADGDDEDGEEEQEGRRRYDLRDRSEVRRPSPRKEGKHRPQSPRRVLVHGIGPKNNKYLKKGGSRMHKRPRFSLPDDSDDSLLVDEPDEGPSMPWMRSGRGGMPWLMGGLDMHSPAAWGLNVGASGWGHQGDSSTSLMPGVQTAGPSSKGGADIQPLQVDESVSFKDIGGLSEYIDALKEMVFFPLLYPDFFANYHITPPRGVLLCGPPGTGKTLIARALACAASKAGQKVSFYMRKGADVLSKWVGEAERQLKLLFEEAQKNQPSIIFFDEIDGLAPVRSSKQEQIHNSIVSTLLALMDGLDSRGQVVLIGATNRIDAIDGALRRPGRFDREFYFPLPGYEARAEILDIHTRKWKDPPPKELKMELAASCVGYCGADLKALCTEAAIRAFREKYPQVYTSDDKFVIDVDSVSVEKYHFLEAMSTITPAAHRGSIVHSRPLSSVIAPCLKRHLDKIMERISDIFPFLSSVDVSKFSALSYGSSIPLVYRPRLLICGGESVGLDHVGPAVLHELEKFSVHSLGLPSLLSDPSAKTPEEALVHIFGEAKRTTPSILYLPQFHLWWDTAHEQLRAVLLTLLNELPSNLPVLLLGTSSVAFTDLEEECASIFTSRNVYQVDQPSYDDRLRYFNILFESLLSFQTEESRNKSKKQKSAIDLPKAPKEVEGPKISELKAKAEAEQHAVRRMRMCLRDICNRILYNKRFNVFHFPVSEEEVPDYRSVIHKPMDMATVLQRVDSGQYLTRAAFMKDIDLIVLNAKTYNGDDYNGSRIVSRACELRDVVQGMLSQMDPSLVSFCDKIASQGGPLQVVDDEDSSILQAAPVAQLVSGTRISARLRNVQPEVNLSQSYEVLKRQKKSSENDQGMTKDAAARDERSPEDVDLSKPISPEEAPKEPDSNGTLKETDNSPAEAPEVPAPPEPMETDSSEVATTLTTGDDLLGQLEALKQRFMELTAGYGVPQLERLYSRIMKGAIELTSKESNEDHRGLVVRYLLTFVENSDNF